The Chitinibacter bivalviorum genomic interval TTATTTGTCGATGAAGTGCATCGCTTTAATAAAGCCCAACAAGATGCCTTCTTGCCCTATGTCGAATCTGGCTTGGTTACCTTTATTGGCGCCACCACTGAAAACCCATCATTCGAAGTCAATGCGGCCTTGCTCTCACGCGCTCAGGTTTACGTTCTGCAGTCGCTCAGCTTAGATGAGCTTGATCTGCTGATTTCTAGAGCAATCACGAAAACAAGCAATGCAATCGATATTGAAGCGGATGCACGCGCAACGCTATGTCGCATGGCCGACGGCGATGCTCGGCGGCTACTTAATTTGTGCGAACAATTACAGCAGGCAGCAGTCGCGGCAAAAATTGACATCATTAGCACTGAATTTCTTGCCCAAGCCCTCAGCAGCAACGGACGCCGTTTTGACAAAGGAGGCGATGCTTTCTATGACCAAATTTCGGCTTTGCATAAATCGGTTCGTGGCTCCAACCCTGATGCCGCGCTGTACTGGCTAACCCGCATGCTCGATGGAGGCGTAGATGCCCGCTATTTGTCCCGACGCCTAGTGCGGATGGCTTGGGAAGATATCGGCCTTGCCGACCCACGCGCGATGCAAATTGCCAATGATGCAGCCACAACATTTGAGCGACTTGGCTCTCCAGAAGGTGAATTGGCCCTTGCCCAAGCCGCGATCTATCTTGCCATCGCGCCAAAATCGAATGCGGGCTACAGCGCCTACAAGAGCGCCAAGGCCTTAGTTGGCAATGACAGATCGCGCGAAGTGCCGATGCATTTACGCAATGCGCCAACCAAACTGATGAGTAAACTGGGTCATGGTCACGAATATCGCTATGCGCACGATGAACCTGAAGCCTATGCCGCAGGGGAAAATTATTTCCCGCAAGGCTTGGAAAACAGCCAGTTTTACCACCCCACACCACGTGGCCTTGAAGGCAAGATTGGAGAGAAGCTAAAGCACTTAAAAATGCTGGATGAACTCTGGCGCGAACAAAACAAATAATACCCAATACGGTATATGCTTGAAGTCTATTATTTAAATAATCTTTATTGATATACCCCTAAAGGCCGTTTCATTCCGTTTGCACGACGGCACTACGATGGACGGCCTTCATGGTGTAAAATCACTCTAATCCAATTTAAATCACAGAACATACTTACATGCTCGACATTCAATTACTTCGTACTGATTTAGCTGCCGTTGCCGCACGACTGGCCAGCCGCAAATTTGAACTTGATACAGCGGCATTCCAAGCCATGGAAGACGAGCGCAAAGTATTGCAAACGCGCATGCAAGACCTGCAAGCCAAACGCAATAGCAGCTCCAAGCAAATCGGCGCCGCCAAGGCAAAAGGCGAGGATGTCAGCGCCATCATGGCTGAAGTTGCAAATTTGGGTGATGAGCTCAAAGCCGCCGAAGCAGCATTTGCTGCACTCGCCGACAAACTGAACGCACTACTTCAAACTATTCCCAACCTGCCTGCAGAAGAAGTGCCGACTGGCAACGATGAATCGGGAAACCTCGAAGTTGCGCGCTGGGGCGAACCACGTCAATTTGATTTTGAAATAAAAGACCACGTTGATCTGGGCGAGCCGTTAGGCCTTGATTTCGAAACGGGCACCAAGCTCTCAGGTAGTCGCTTTACGGCATTGCGCGGCCCCATTGCACGCCTGCACCGCGCACTAGCACAATTCATGCTCAATACGCATACGCTTGAGCACGGCTACGAAGAAGTCTACGTGCCCTACCTCGTCAATAGCGCCTCAATGATGGGTACGGGTCAACTCCCCAAGTTTGAAGAAGACTTGTTTAAAGTGCCGCGCGCTGATGCTGAGCCTTTGTATCTCATCCCCACCGCGGAAGTACCAGTCACTAACTTTGTGCGTGATGAGATTGTAAAACTCGACTCGTTGCCACAAAAATACGTTGCCCACACTCCATGCTTCCGCTCTGAAGCAGGCTCCTATGGTCGTGACGTACGCGGCATGATCCGCCAGCACCAATTTGATAAAGTGGAGCTCGTCCAAATCGTTCATCCAGATCAATCAAATGAAGCGCTGGAGCAACTAGTCGGCCACGCCGAAAAAATTCTGCAATTGCTCGAATTGCCCTACCGCAAAATGCTGCTGTGCACGGGTGACATGGGCTTTGGTAGCACTAAGACGTACGATCTTGAAGTGTGGTTGCCCGCACAAAATACTTACCGCGAAATCTCGAGCTGCTCAAGCATGGGCAGCTTCCAAGCACGCCGCATGCAAGCGCGCTTTAAAAATGAAGCCGGCAAAAACGAACTCGTTCATACCCTGAATGGCTCTGGCCTTGCCGTTGGCCGCACTTTAGTTGCCGTACTCGAGAACTATCAAAATGCGGATGGCTCAATCACTGTACCCACGGCGCTGCAGCCATATCTCGGCGGTCAAACGCTGCTTAAAGCTTAATTAGGCACGCTAAATGCACAAGCGCACCCACTGGGTGCGCTTTTTTTGCGTCCAGAGTCAGATTACATTAGGCTAGAACTGTCTACATTGTTTGCCCGAGGTTAAACAAAATGTCAGTCACCACCATTTGGCTACTTGGCACATTGGGTCTCGCTGGGCTAGAGATGCTCACCGGCACCTTTTATCTAATTGCCATTGCAGCTGGGCTTGCGATTGGCGCGCTGTGCAGTGCGCTGTCTTTGCCATTCTCAGTGCAAATCATCAGCGCAGCCATTGCCGCATTGATCTCGGTCGCAATCATCAAAAAATGGAAACAAAAAAACTTAGCTGCGGCCAGCGCTCCCGATGCTGATGATGTGAATCAGGTCGTTACTCTGGCTCATTGGATCGATGCCAGTCGAGCCAGAGTGAATTATCGAGGCAGTCAATGGGATGCCATTCTCGCCGAAGGCGAAACCCAGCAAAACTCAGAATATTGGCTCATTTGCGCTCGTCATGGCGCCACCCTCATTATCCGTTCGCAAAAATCGTAATTTACTCGTCCGGGAGGACATCATGGAAATGCCTTTTGCACTTGCATTGCTCATCGTCGTCGTTATATTTATTGCCCAATCTTTCAAAATTGTCCCTCAGCAACATGCATGGATTGTCGAGCGCTTAGGTCGCTTTCATGCTGTTCTTAGCCCGGGTCTCACCGTGGTTATTCCGCTGATAGATCGAGTTGCCTACAAACATATCCTGAAAGAAATCCCGCTCGATATTCCCAGCCAAGTTTGTATTACGCGCGACAATACTCAGCTACAAGTCGATGGCATTTTGTATTTTCAAGTAGTTGACCCTCGCCTCGCGTCTTACGGGGCTTCAGACTATGTCCTCGCGATCAGTCAGCTCGCACAAACCACACTGCGCTCAGTGATTGGACGGCTGGAGTTGGACAAGACATTTGAAGAACGCGATGAAATCAATCGCACCGTAGTGTCGGCACTTGATGAAGCCGCGACGAGCTGGGGAGTCAAAGTATTACGTTACGAAATTAAAGACCTCGTACCGCCTCAGGCCATTTTGCACGCAATGCAACAGCAAATCACCGCCGAACGTGAAAAACGTGGCCGCATCGCACAATCGGAAGGTGTTAAGCAAGAACAGATCAATCTCGCAACGGGACAGCGCGAAGCGTCTATTCAAAAATCACAAGGCGATATGCAGGCCAATATCAATCAATCTGAGGGTGAGCGCCAGGCACAAATTAACCGTGCCACAGGGGAAGCCGAAGCGCTGCGCCTCGTTGCTCACGCGACAGCAGAAGCCATTCAAGTCGTTGCCAAAGCCATTGAAACCCCAGGCGGGATAGAAGCGATTAATCTGAAAGTCGCCGAACAATATGTTGGTGCGTTTAGCAATATCGCCAAACAAGGCAATACCATGCTACTTCCTAATAATGCAGCTGATGTCGCTAGCATGGTGGCCACTGCAATGAGCGTAGTACAGACAGCAAAAAAGGAAAAAACCACCTAAGCTAATATCAGTTTAAGCTGGAGAGAGAACATGTCCGACACTACGAATAAAAAATACCGCCTTGTCACCCGTAGCGATTTTGATGGCCTAGTTTGCGCCGTATTGCTCAATGAACTTGAAATGATTGATGACATCTTATTTGTGCATCCAAAGGATATGCAAGATGGGAAAATTGAGATCAATGATCACGATATTACAACCAATTTGCCCTATGTCGCAGGTGCCTACCTAGCTTTTGATCATCACCTATCTGAAACGCTGCGCAATGAAGGCGAACGCAAAAATCACATCATTGATCCAGCCGCCCCCTCTGCTGCACGGGTGGTTTACGACTACTATGGCGGGAAAGAGCGATTTGCCAATATTTCTGATGAAATGATGCTTGCAGTCGATAAAGCAGACTCAGCAGAGTTTACGCGCGATGAAATTTTAAACCCAACTGACTGGGTTTTATTAAATTACCTAATGGATGCCAGAACTGGCTTAGGTCGTTTC includes:
- a CDS encoding SPFH domain-containing protein, whose product is MPFALALLIVVVIFIAQSFKIVPQQHAWIVERLGRFHAVLSPGLTVVIPLIDRVAYKHILKEIPLDIPSQVCITRDNTQLQVDGILYFQVVDPRLASYGASDYVLAISQLAQTTLRSVIGRLELDKTFEERDEINRTVVSALDEAATSWGVKVLRYEIKDLVPPQAILHAMQQQITAEREKRGRIAQSEGVKQEQINLATGQREASIQKSQGDMQANINQSEGERQAQINRATGEAEALRLVAHATAEAIQVVAKAIETPGGIEAINLKVAEQYVGAFSNIAKQGNTMLLPNNAADVASMVATAMSVVQTAKKEKTT
- a CDS encoding replication-associated recombination protein A encodes the protein MSDLFATTSHEPLAEQLRPKRVADVVGQQHLLGAGKPLSLAIVSGQAHSMILWGPPGVGKTTLARLLANEFGAELLALSAVFSGVKDIRMAMEQAQQYQALGKRTILFVDEVHRFNKAQQDAFLPYVESGLVTFIGATTENPSFEVNAALLSRAQVYVLQSLSLDELDLLISRAITKTSNAIDIEADARATLCRMADGDARRLLNLCEQLQQAAVAAKIDIISTEFLAQALSSNGRRFDKGGDAFYDQISALHKSVRGSNPDAALYWLTRMLDGGVDARYLSRRLVRMAWEDIGLADPRAMQIANDAATTFERLGSPEGELALAQAAIYLAIAPKSNAGYSAYKSAKALVGNDRSREVPMHLRNAPTKLMSKLGHGHEYRYAHDEPEAYAAGENYFPQGLENSQFYHPTPRGLEGKIGEKLKHLKMLDELWREQNK
- a CDS encoding NfeD family protein encodes the protein MSVTTIWLLGTLGLAGLEMLTGTFYLIAIAAGLAIGALCSALSLPFSVQIISAAIAALISVAIIKKWKQKNLAAASAPDADDVNQVVTLAHWIDASRARVNYRGSQWDAILAEGETQQNSEYWLICARHGATLIIRSQKS
- the serS gene encoding serine--tRNA ligase, producing the protein MLDIQLLRTDLAAVAARLASRKFELDTAAFQAMEDERKVLQTRMQDLQAKRNSSSKQIGAAKAKGEDVSAIMAEVANLGDELKAAEAAFAALADKLNALLQTIPNLPAEEVPTGNDESGNLEVARWGEPRQFDFEIKDHVDLGEPLGLDFETGTKLSGSRFTALRGPIARLHRALAQFMLNTHTLEHGYEEVYVPYLVNSASMMGTGQLPKFEEDLFKVPRADAEPLYLIPTAEVPVTNFVRDEIVKLDSLPQKYVAHTPCFRSEAGSYGRDVRGMIRQHQFDKVELVQIVHPDQSNEALEQLVGHAEKILQLLELPYRKMLLCTGDMGFGSTKTYDLEVWLPAQNTYREISSCSSMGSFQARRMQARFKNEAGKNELVHTLNGSGLAVGRTLVAVLENYQNADGSITVPTALQPYLGGQTLLKA